A window of the Henckelia pumila isolate YLH828 chromosome 3, ASM3356847v2, whole genome shotgun sequence genome harbors these coding sequences:
- the LOC140889012 gene encoding protein DETOXIFICATION 12-like, producing the protein MSLEEDMEAKKWSGTWADFVVETKKACHVAAPMAMVTISQYLLQVVTIIMVGRLGQLELSSVAIATSVANVTGFSLLSGLVGGLETLCGQAYGAKQYHKIGIYTYAAIFSLILVCAPICLVWIFMDKILVLMRQDHSISLEARKYAIWLIPALIGAAISKPLVRYLQTQSLIFPMVVSSFAVLCSHVPASWVFIYKFELGSIGAAMAFCVSNWLYVLMLAIYIKFSGSCKNTRLTFTTEAFYVMGEFFRLAIPSAVMVCLKWWALEVLVLLSGLLPNPTLETSVLSICLTISTLHFTIPYGFGVAASTRVSNELGAGNPHNARVAVWAVMFLAVTETIAVTIALFCSRHVLGQAFSKEKHVVRYISVMTPLICLSIVTDSLQAVVSGVARGSGWQHIGAYVNLGAFYLVGIPSAVVLGFVVHLKAKGLWIGIVIGSVLQSTILSFVTAFTNWQKQATKAEERVSIQRERNSN; encoded by the exons ATGAGCTTGGAAGAAGATATGGAAGCGAAGAAATGGAGCGGGACATGGGCCGATTTCGTCGTAGAAACTAAGAAAGCTTGTCACGTAGCAGCACCTATGGCGATGGTGACAATTTCGCAATACTTGTTGCAAGTTGTGACCATAATAATGGTGGGACGACTCGGCCAGCTCGAGTTATCTAGCGTTGCCATTGCCACTTCAGTAGCCAATGTCACGGGATTCAGTCTTCTG TCGGGATTGGTTGGCGGGCTGGAAACTCTTTGTGGGCAAGCTTATGGAGCAAAGCAATACCACAAGATCGGTATCTATACTTACGCTGCAATATTTTCACTGATTCTTGTTTGTGCACCGATCTGTCTTGTGTGGATTTTCATGGATAAAATACTTGTCTTGATGAGACAAGATCATTCTATCTCTTTGGAAGCGCGAAAATACGCTATTTGGCTCATTCCCGCGTTGATCGGAGCTGCGATTTCCAAGCCTCTTGTGAGATATTTGCAGACTCAGAGCTTGATTTTTCCGATGGTCGTAAGTTCCTTCGCTGTCCTCTGTTCCCACGTGCCCGCGAGCTGGGTTTTTATATATAAGTTTGAACTAGGAAGCATTGGTGCAGCTATGGCCTTTTGTGTTTCGAATTGGTTGTATGTGCTTATGCTTGCAATATACATCAAATTTTCGGGTTCATGCAAAAACACGCGTTTGACGTTCACAACTGAGGCTTTTTATGTCATGGGAGAGTTCTTTCGTTTGGCGATCCCTTCTGCAGTGATGGTTTG CTTGAAATGGTGGGCACTGGAAGTGCTTGTTTTGCTGTCTGGTCTATTACCGAATCCGACACTTGAAACATCAGTATTATCAATATG CCTAACAATTTCGACGTTGCACTTCACCATTCCATATGGATTTGGAGTTGCAGCAAG CACTCGGGTTTCAAACGAATTAGGTGCTGGGAACCCACATAATGCTCGAGTTGCAGTTTGGGCCGTCATGTTTCTTGCTGTCACCGAGACGATAGCAGTAACGATAGCTCTATTCTGTAGCCGGCATGTCCTTGGCCAAGCGTTTAGCAAAGAGAAACATGTAGTGCGCTACATTTCTGTCATGACTCCTTTGATTTGTCTGTCTATTGTCACAGATAGCTTACAAGCAGTCGTCTCGG GAGTTGCTAGAGGGAGTGGGTGGCAACACATTGGTGCTTATGTGAACTTGGGGGCATTCTATCTGGTTGGAATTCCATCGGCCGTGGTTTTGGGTTTTGTGGTTCATTTAAAAGCAAAGGGGCTTTGGATCGGAATAGTGATCGGTTCTGTGCTACAATCCACCATTCTATCCTTTGTCACAGCTTTCACCAATTGGCAAAAACAG GCCACAAAAGCCGAGGAAAGGGTATCCATCCAGAGGGAGAGAAATAGCAATTGA
- the LOC140889013 gene encoding protein PIN-LIKES 2, with product MESVFAQSQNGMRSTREDLIHAILPLLKLICLTLFGLILAHPKTQLVPKATFKLLSKLVFALFLPCVIFNHLGEAITVKNFLLWWFIPVNVLLSTAIGCVLGFIVAKICRPPPEYVRFTVIMTAFGNTGNLPLAIVGSICRNTNNLFGPDCHSNGTAYVSFAQWVAVLLVYTLVYHMMEPPIEYYELVDDDAEIQEQLSTNDLSRPLFVEAEWPGMEDRETENCKTPLIARIFGSASSISQISIPDPESSDEACSRPTSPKSLRCLATPRMVRKMRIVAEKTPISHILQPPTFATLLAFLIGMIPPIKSIVYGENAPLAFITDSLEILAGAMVPSVMLILGGMLAEGPNESRLGVRTTVGIIVARLLVLPLVGVGVVLSADRLNFLIHGDMMFRFVVLLQYSTPSAILLGAVASLRGYAVKEASALLFWQHVFAIFSLAMCAIVYFKMLLPYA from the coding sequence ATGGAATCTGTTTTTGCCCAAAGTCAGAATGGCATGCGCTCCACCAGAGAGGATCTTATACACGCTATTCTTCCGTTGTTGAAACTCATCTGTCTCACTTTGTTTGGGTTGATTCTTGCTCACCCGAAAACTCAACTAGTTCCCAAGGCAACTTTCAAGCTTCTAAGCAAACTCGTGTTTGCATTGTTCTTGCCTTGTGTGATCTTCAATCATCTCGGGGAAGCTATAACTGTCAAGAATTTCCTTCTATGGTGGTTCATACCTGTTAATGTTCTTCTTAGTACTGCTATTGGCTGTGTTTTGGGCTTCATAGTGGCAAAGATATGCCGGCCTCCTCCAGAATACGTGAGATTTACGGTCATCATGACGGCATTTGGAAACACGGGCAACCTCCCTCTTGCTATTGTTGGGTCCATCTGCCGTAACACCAATAATCTGTTTGGTCCTGATTGTCACTCGAATGGGACAGCTTATGTATCTTTTGCTCAATGGGTTGCTGTTCTTCTTGTTTATACTCTGGTTTACCACATGATGGAGCCACCGATAGAATACTACGAGCTTGTTGACGATGATGCTGAAATTCAGGAACAGTTATCAACAAACGATCTTAGCCGGCCACTCTTTGTAGAAGCCGAATGGCCTGGAATGGAAGATAGAGAAACCGAGAACTGTAAAACTCCATTAATAGCACGAATATTTGGGAGTGCGTCGAGCATTTCTCAAATTTCTATTCCGGATCCTGAATCATCCGACGAAGCATGTTCACGTCCCACGAGTCCAAAATCTCTCAGATGCTTAGCCACGCCACGAATGGTTAGAAAAATGCGAATTGTTGCTGAGAAAACTCCAATCTCTCACATTCTTCAGCCCCCGACATTCGCCACTTTGTTGGCTTTCCTGATTGGTATGATTCCGCCTATCAAATCTATTGTCTATGGCGAAAATGCGCCACTTGCATTCATCACAGACAGTTTAGAAATATTGGCTGGAGCAATGGTACCTTCGGTAATGCTCATTCTTGGAGGAATGCTTGCTGAGGGTCCCAACGAATCAAGACTAGGAGTTCGAACGACAGTTGGTATCATCGTTGCAAGACTCTTGGTTCTCCCCTTAGTAGGCGTTGGGGTTGTTCTTTCGGCAGATAGACTAAATTTTTTGATCCATGGGGATATGATGTTTCGGTTTGTGGTTCTGTTGCAGTACTCGACACCGAGTGCCATCTTGTTGGGAGCAGTGGCTAGCCTGAGGGGTTACGCGGTAAAAGAAGCTTCGGCTCTACTCTTTTGGCAACATGTTTTTGCTATCTTCTCACTTGCAATGTGCGCCATAGTTTACTTCAAGATGTTGCTTCCTTATGCTTGA